The following are from one region of the Apostichopus japonicus isolate 1M-3 chromosome 17, ASM3797524v1, whole genome shotgun sequence genome:
- the LOC139984772 gene encoding uncharacterized protein: protein MLRDAKLNLTSAVDMCRAAETSKMHLKTMNSSEHMVMVDKVNTSYGGARRKQFSYNKQRQGQSRKTGLNSTNRQHSGSNPNSNIKSCSSCGLDHRRGDCPAWEKQCLKCGKSNHYARVCRSAKIDMIQAPAMRAQQEIPASNEERDIFIGALNNHNVATSEQWNVTLKLENKPVTLKVDKGAEANVIPKSLFTRITRQHKVTVTSSKVSLKAYNGQKIPVDGKCTLNCQYKDKNTKLEFIIADVNAQPLLGATTSESLGLIQRIASVEKEHDSSVLRIMISRMSDMIGVYLVF, encoded by the coding sequence ATGTTACGTGATGCAAAACTGAACTTGACAAGTGCAGTAGACATGTGTAGGGCAGCGGAGACGAGCAAGATGCACCTAAAAACCATGAATTCAAGTGAACACATGGTTATGGTTGACAAAGTTAACACTAGTTACGGTGGAGCTCGTAGGAAGCAGTTCAGTTACAACAAACAGAGACAAGGTCAAAGTCGCAAAACTGGTCTCAACAGTACGAATCGGCAGCACAGTGGGTCCAATCCTAACAGTAACATTAAAAGCTGTAGTAGCTGTGGTTTAGATCATCGCCGAGGTGACTGTCCAGCATGGGAAAAGCAGTGTCTAAAGTGTGGTAAAAGCAACCACTATGCCCGTGTATGTCGAAGTGCAAAGATAGACATGATACAGGCGCCAGCGATGAGGGCACAACAAGAGATTCCAGCTTCGAATGAAGAGAGGGATATTTTTATCGGTGCTCTGAACAATCACAATGTTGCAACAAGTGAACAATGGAATGTTACACTCAAGCTAGAGAATAAACCGGTGACACTCAAGGTTGATAAGGGAGCCGAGGCGAACGTCATCCCAAAATCTTTGTTTACGAGGATAACACGACAGCACAAGGTCACAGTGACTTCTTCCAaagtatcactgaaagcctacaATGGTCAGAAGATACCCGTGGATGGCAAATGCACACTCAACTGTCAGTACAAGGACAAAAACACTAAACTAGAGTTTATAATTGCTGACGTTAATGCCCAACCCCTGTTAGGTGCAACAACTAGTGAATCCTTGGGGTTAATACAAAGGATTGCATCAGTAGAAAAGGAGCATGAT